The proteins below come from a single Asterias rubens chromosome 9, eAstRub1.3, whole genome shotgun sequence genomic window:
- the LOC117295181 gene encoding stAR-related lipid transfer protein 7, mitochondrial-like, which translates to MAFQNSIRGAARRLLTPRVEGNKLDFARKINWNCGTHGGHAGRPKWRWIHAVQVTLLRGQSLSESLDAIFRLLKRQLHVYASQKLRRMEGVLSIYGSIYAENMLQTLTANFSRRFLRGRKRPFYFLFGGACFVWDREKISDNEIDRCVDDFEVVAELERLESAGELSLTKASWDTIFNNDHLKVWRRPLDDTYLYEYKAYGRFMDISAKAFFQVQMDLEYRKVWDNYVINLDVIDKDEETGSEVIHWVTHYPFPMYSRDYVFTRRTKIDHTNKVMTLVSKAVQHPCRPKSRSHVRIDSYFSQMVIRPHKSFDENGFDFILTYHDDPKTSFPSPCVNWVARSGCPEFLEKLHQAAMQYDNHNFTMSSVRDLTTASTSSSQEFGRNSPGQYSL; encoded by the exons ATGGCATTTCAGAACTCAATTCGAGGAGCAGCCAGGAGGCTTCTGACACCCCGTGTTGAAGGAAACAAGTTGGATTTTGCAAGGAAAATAAACTGGAATTGTGGAACACACGGCGGACATGCTGGACGACCGAAGTGGCGATGGATTCACGCCGTGCAAGTGACACTATTGCGGGGACAAAGTCTGTCCGAGAGCTTGGATGCCATATTCAGACTTCTCAAACGGCAACTTCACGTCTATGCTTCACAGAAATTGCGTCGTATGGAAGGAGTACTAAGCATTTATGGCTCAATATATGCGGAAAATATGCTTCAGACATTGACGGCGAACTTTTCAAGGAGATTCTTGAGGGGCAGGAAACgaccattttattttctgtttggAGGAGCCTGCTTTGTGTGGGACAGGGAGAAAATATCCGACAATGAAATTGATAG ATGCGTAGATGACTTTGAAGTTGTAGCTGAGTTAGAGAGATTAGAGTCTGCTGGTGAGCTGAGCCTCACTAAAGCATCTTGGGACACCATCTTCAACAATGATCATCTGAAGGTGTGGAGAAGACCGTTAGATGATACTTATCTCTACGAGTACAAAG CTTACGGACGTTTCATGGACATTTCGGCCAAGGCTTTCTTCCAAGTCCAGATGGATCTGGAGTATCGTAAAGTATGGGACAATTATGTCATCAATCTGGATGTGATTGACAAGGATGAGGAGACGGGGTCAGAGGTCATCCACTGGGTCACACACTACCCT TTCCCGATGTACAGTCGAGACTACGTCTTCACTCGTCGTACTAAGATTGATCACACAAATAAGGTCATGACCCTTGTATCAAAAGCAGTCCAGCATCCATGTCGACCAAAGAGTAGGAGTCATGTCAGAATTGACTCCTACTTCTCACAGATGGTCATCAGACCACACAAAAGCTTTGATGAG AATGGATTTGACTTCATCCTGACTTACCATGATGACCCCAAGACATCATTTCCAAGCCCTTGTGTCAACTGGGTTGCCAGATCTG GTTGTCCTGAGTTCTTGGAGAAACTCCACCAGGCAGCAATGCAATACGACAACCACAATTTCACAATGTCATCCGTGAGGGATCTTACGACTGCCTCCACATCCAGCTCTCAGGAGTTTGGTCGAAACTCACCGGGCCAGTATTCATTATAA
- the LOC117295182 gene encoding synaptobrevin homolog YKT6-like yields the protein MKLLAITVLYKGHPKVVTLSSAYNLSSFGYFQKGSVQEYMKFTSRIVVERSTPGLRATVKEQEYSCHTYVRSDSLSGVVIADHEYPSRVAFTLLNKVLDEFSTENSARSWPTLAENSVTFKQLDAYLAKYQDPAQADPMMRLQSDLDETKIIMHNTIDAMLQRGEKLDDLVAKSNDLSLQSKTFYKTAKKTNSCCVIQ from the exons ATGAAGCTGTTAGCGATTACTGTCCTTTATAAAGGTCATCCCAAAGTCGTCACTCTATCAAGTGCCTATAATTTATCATCATTTGGCTACTTCCAAAAGGGCAG TGTACAAGAGTATATGAAGTTCACATCACGCATTGTTGTTGAAAGAAGTACGCCTGGCTTGAGAGCAACAGTAAAAGAACAAG AGTACAGTTGTCACACATACGTCCGAAGCGATTCTTTATCGGGGGTCGTCATAGCAGATCATGAATATCCCTCAAGAGTAGCTTTTACATTATTAAACAAG GTTTTAGATGAATTTTCAACTGAAAACTCTGCCAGGTCGTGGCCAACCTTGGCCGAGAATTCTGTGACGTTCAAACAACTTGATGCATACCTCGCAAAGTACCAG GATCCAGCACAGGCAGACCCTATGATGAGGCTACAGAGCGATTTAGATGAAACCAAGATTATAATG CACAATACAATCGACGCAATGTTACAGCGAGGAGAAAAATTGGACGACCTTGTTGCCAAATCGAACGACCTCAGTTTACAATCAAAGACATTCTACAAAACT GCCAAGAAGACGAACTCTTGTTGTGTTATCCAATAG
- the LOC117295183 gene encoding mitotic checkpoint protein BUB3-like, whose amino-acid sequence MPEVSNEFKLNQCANDGISSVKFGPNTSQFLLVSSWDESVRLYDIEANVMRTKYNHTHAVLDCCFYDQTHTYSAGLDHTLKTFDINTSTESVVGTHELPVKCVEYCPEVNVIVTGSWDQTVKLWDPRTPCNAGSFSQPDKVYTMAVCGDRLIVGTAGRKVLVWDLRNMGYVQQRRDSSLKYQTRCIRTFPNKQGYVLSSIEGRVAVEYLDPSPEIQKKKYAFKCHRLKVEGVEQIYPVNAIAFHNRHNTFATGGSDGFVNIWDGFNKKRLCQFHRYPTSISSLAFSKDGSVLAIASSFMFEEGEQDHPEDAIYIRRVTDQETKPK is encoded by the exons ATGCCTGAAGTATCGAACGAGTTCAAATTGAACCAATGTGCCAATGATGGCATATCATCAGTCAAGTTTGGTCCGAACACATCTCAGTTTCTTCTGGTATCGTCCTGGGATGAGAGCGTTAGATTGTACGACATTGAGGCCAATGTGATGAGAACTAAATACAATCATACCCACGCTGTTCTGGACTGCTGCTTTTAT GATCAAACCCATACCTACAGTGCAGGATTAGATCATACGTTAAAAACATTTGACATCAACACAAGTACTG aGAGTGTAGTTGGTACACATGAGTTACCAGTAAAGTGTGTAGAATACTGCCCTGAGGTGAATGTTATTGTAACAGGTAGTTGGGACCAGACAGTAAAGCTATGGGACCCAAgaacaccatgtaatgcagGATCCTTCTCACAACCAGATAAG GTCTACACAATGGCAGTTTGTGGGGACAGACTAATTGTCGGCACAGCAGGACGCAAAGTTTTGGTCTGGGACCTGCGCAACATGGGGTACGTCCAGCAGCGTCGAGATTCCAGCCTGAAGTACCAGACTCGTTGTATCCGTACATTCCCTAACAAGCAGGGGTACGTCCTGAGTAGCATCGAGGGGAGAGTAGCAGTGGAGTACCTTGATCCCAGCCCAGAGattcagaagaaaaaatatgCCTTCAAATGTCACCGCCTTAAG GTAGAGGGTGTAGAACAGATCTACCCTGTTAATGCTATAGCGTTCCACAATCGTCATAACACCTTCGCTACTGGAGGATCTGATGGATTCGTCAACATCTGGGATGGATTCAATAAGAAACGTTTGTGTCAATTTCACCGTTATCCGACAAGTATATCCTCGCTGGCATTCAG TAAGGATGGATCCGTCTTGgctattgcttcatccttcatgTTTGAAGAAGGAGAACAAGATCATCCTGAAGACGCTATCTACATCCGAAGAGTTACAGACCaagaaacaaaaccaaaatag
- the LOC117295160 gene encoding ADP-ribosylation factor-like protein 3: protein MGLLAFLKAKLGSNPNRKLQILLLGLDNAGKTTLIRGLAQEDISHMTPTLGFNIKTVKCHGVDLNVWDVGGQRTIRPYWGNYYEKADVLIYVIDSADTTRLEETGEELGQLLEEEKLSGVPLLVFANKQDLISAATSADIAEGLNLHTIRNRVWQINACSAVTGEGVEEGMEWIVKNVKAR, encoded by the exons ATG GGCTTACTGGCCTTTTTGAAGGCCAAATTGGGTAGCAACCCAAACCGCAAACTTCAGATCCTCCTCCTTGGTCTTGACAACGCCGGCAAGACAACGCTCATTCGAGGACTAGCTCAAGAAGATATCAGTCACATGACACCAACGCTAGGATTCAACATCAAGACTGTCAAATGCCACGGTGTGGACTTGAATGTGTGGGATGTTGGAG GTCAGAGAACGATTCGACCTTACTGGGGGAACTACTATGAGAAAGCTGATGTTCTAATTTATGTAATAGACAGTGCAGACACTACACGCTTGGAGGAAACAGGAGAG GAGCTTGGCCAGCTATTGGAAGAAGAGAAATTATCCGGTGTACCACTGCTAGTCTTTGCAAATAAGCAGGACCTTATTAGCGCAGCAACATCAGCAGATATTGCGGAAGGCTTAAATCTTCACACAATAAGGAACCGTGTTTGGCAGATCAATGCTTGCTCTGCAGTCACAGGGGAAGGAGTTGAG GAAGGAATGGAGTGGATAGTGAAGAACGTCAAAGCAAGGTAA